CATCTCAACCATGACGGTGCCGATCGGGTGGAGTTTAAAGTAACCACTAACCCAGGCCAACCGCTGCAACCTATCGCCAAAGTGGCGTCCGGTGGCGAACTGTCGCGTATTGCGCTGGCTATTCAAGTGATTACTGCGCGCAAAATGGAAACACCGGCGCTAATTTTTGACGAAGTGGATGTGGGTATCAGCGGACCAACCGCCGCCGTCGTCGGTAAGCTGCTGCGTCAGCTCGGTGAATCGACCCAGGTCATGTGTGTCACTCACCTGCCACAGGTGGCCGGTTGTGGTCATCAACACTTCTTCGTGAGCAAAGAAACGGATGGTGCAATGACCGAAACACATATGCAGCCATTGGATAAACGTGCGCGTCTACAGGAGCTGGCCCGCCTGTTGGGAGGAAGTGAAGTCACGCGTAATACGCTGGCAAACGCAAAAGAACTGCTGGCGGCATAAACTTTTTTAACTCCCGAAGGTCTGAGTTCACAACAAAAACGCCGTAAGACCCGTCAGCAAAAGGTTTTAAAGTGATGAAAGGTCTATTATCATCGGCATATTACATATGAGCCACGTACTGCTCAGGCCCGAAAAGGAACCCAATCACTATGCGCTGTAAAACGCTGACTGCTGCCGCAGCAGTACTCCTGATGTTGACCGCAGGCTGTTCCACTCTGGAGCGAGTGGTTTACCGTCCTGACATCAATCAGGGGAACTATCTTACACCTACAGATGTCGCCAAAGTGCGTGTTGGTATGACGCAGCAACAGGTTGCGTATGCTTTAGGCACACCGATGATGTCCGATCCATTTGGTACAAATACCTGGTTTTATGTCTTCCGCCAGCAGCCAGGGCATGAGAACGTGACCCAGCAGACGCTGACGCTTACCTTTAACAGTAACGGCGTGTTGACGCATATCGATAATAAACCGGCGTTGACGAAGTAATATTTTGATACCGCCTGATAGCGCTGCGTTTATCAGGCCGGCAACATGTTCCCCGTCATTCGGTTCAGTTTGACTGATGGCGTTACGCTGATCAGAACTACAGGCTTATGCCCCGTCGTCCAGGCCGGATGAGGTATTCACGCTGCTATCCTGCAAAAGGGGCCTTTTACCTGCCTGCCGATTTTTCGGCACGCTGGCGGCGTAATACCTTTGGATCGGCGATTAAGGGACGGTAAATTTCAACCCGATCGCCATCCTGCACCGTATCGGTAAGTTTTACCGGTCGACTGTAAATACCCACCTTATTTTTCGCCAGATCGATATCCGAGCGTAGCTCCAGCAAGCCGGAAGCACGAATCGCCTCTTCGACCGTCGCGCCCTCCTCAAGCATTACGCGTTGCAAATACTGCCTTTCCGGCAGCGCATAAGCCACTTCAACCTCGAGTTTATCCGGCACGGTAAACCTCTTTGGCCCGGACCGTAAATGCCTGTACCATATTGGATGCTAACTCTTTGAATACACGCCCAAACGCCAGCTCAATGAGTTTATTAGTAAATTCAAAATCAAGCTGAAACTCAATACGGCACGCTTCGGGGCTGAGCGGCGTAAATTTCCAGCCACCAATCAGCTTTTTAAAGGGGCCATCCACCAGGTGCATCAAAATGCTCTGGTTGCGGGTAAGCTGATTACGTGTCGTAAACGTTTTGCTGATACCCGCCTTAGACACATCAACAGCCGCGGTCATTTGTGCTGGCGTAGACTCCAGTACACGGCTACCCACACACCCCGGCAAAAACTGGGGATACGACTGAACGTCATTCACTAACTGATACATCTGTTCTGCACTGTAGGGGACTAAAGCAGTCCGACTAATCTGAGGCATAGCAATTCCCATCAACATAAATCGTGTAAATAATACCACTTATCAGCGGGTAAAAAAAATGCTGTCCCCAACCGTCATGCCTTAATTGTGCGTGCATACCCCAACTCATGCTAAGATAGATTTTTGCACCTCGTCAGGACGCCATGGGGTGTTTTCGATATCAGATTATCTATGAATTCACGACACTTATGACGAAGAAAAAAGCACATAAACCGGGCTCAGCCACCATCGCGCTTAATAAGCGCGCCCGGCACGAATACTTTATCGAAGAAGAGTTCGAGGCTGGTCTCGCCCTGCAAGGCTGGGAGGTAAAATCTCTGCGCGCAGGTAAAGCCAATATCGGTGACAGTTACGTTATCCTCAAAGATGGCGAGGCCTGGCTGTTTGGCGCGAACTTTACACCGATGGCGGTAGCCTCGACACATGTTGTATGCGACCCAACCCGAACCCGCAAACTGTTGCTAAATCAACGTGAGCTTGATTCGCTGTATGGCCGCATAAACCGTGAGGGTTATACCGTTGTCGCGCTTTCACTGTACTGGAAAAACGCCTGGTGCAAAGTGAAGATCGGTGTGGCGAAAGGTAAAAAACAGCATGATAAACGTTCCGATCTTAAAGAACGTGAGTGGCAACTGGATAAAGCACGCATTATGAAAAATGCAGGCCGATAATATCTATTTTCGTGACCAGTTTCTCATTTTGAAGCTGGTCACATAAGTATCTCATTAATACATAGAAAATATATCCTCTGTCCCGGCATTTTCTATTATCAATTATCACCACCATTTATTAAAAATATATTCTTTGTTTAGAAAATGTTTATAGCCTAATAATGCAATACTTCAAATGAAATTTTTTTTAATTTTTACACCATTAAATACCTTTACAAAATGTATTGTTTTACGTTAAAAAAGAAAAAAAACAAAAACAAATAAACACTATTAAAAACAATAAAGTAATCACTACCACCATTCTTAAAAGTTAATCCCCTACTCTCCCCTTAACACAAATTACGTTATATTTCAGAAACGCTAACACCTCTATCAATACATCTTAATTTGCAGAAAAATCCCTTTCTGTCTATATCATCTAATACGAAAGCACTAGTCAGGCACAAAAAACAAAGGGTTATTCGGCGAGAAAACTAAACCTTCACCTACGCTCATAAAAAACAATATGGCTACGGAAATTCATCTCTCACGATGAATGGGAGGACTCGTCTACGCATTTTGCCCTGAAAGGTGTGCCCGTTAATAACTACACAGAGCAAATCCATCAGGAGCAAATGTATGCGTCTACTCGCCGTGGTTTCGAAATTGACTGGCGTCTCCACCACTGTGGAATCCTCAGAGATCACTCTTAACGCCCCGTCAATTGTTAAATTATCAGTCGCCCGGGGGGAAATTAGTCAACTCTCGCGTATTAATCAGGACCTGGTGGTCACACTTCATTCCGGCGAAACAATCACGATTAAAAATTTTTACGTTACCAACGATCTGGGCACAAGCCAGCTGGTACTGGCGGAAAGTGATGGTACGCTGTGGTGGGTGGATAATCCACAAGCCGGGCTACATGTCGAACAAATCACTGATGTTAACGCGCTGTTGGTCACTTCCGACGCCTCTCACGAAACAGGCGGCGCCATTTGGCCGTGGGTGCTGGCAGGCGCTGTAGCGGCAGGCGGTATTGCCGCTGTCGCATCTTCCGGCGGCGGCGATTCTCATCATTCCGGTAGTAATAATCCGCCCTCCGATACCCCCAGTCCTGGCGATAATCCCCCTGATAATAATCTTCCCGGCAGCAATAACCCCGACGGCAATAATCCGGGTAGCAGTAACCCTGTCGATACTACGCCGCCCCTCGCCCCCCGCGAGTTATTGGTTTCACCGGACGGAAAAACGGTAAGCGGGCAAGCCGAAGCGGGCAGTACCATAGTCATTAAAGATCCTACAGGGAATGTCGTTGGCGAAGGAAAAGCGGATAGCGACGGCAAATTTAGTGTTGACCTGACCACGCCGCAGCTCAGCGGCGAACAACTGACGGTTACCGCTACTGACGATGCCGGTAATACAGGCCCATCTGCAACCATTGAAGCCCCCAACGTTCCTCTCCCTGAGACGCCGACTATTACCGCCGCTATCGATGACGCCACACCGCTCACCGGCACGCTCAGCAATAACCAGTTTACCAATGACAGTACTCCAACCTTGCAGGGAACGGGCAGTGCAGGCGCAATTATCCATATTTATGCCAATGGTCAGGAGATAGGCACAACAGCGGTTGATGCCAGTGGTAACTGGCGTTTTGCCATTACCAGCGCACTAACGGAAGGAGAAAATCATTTCACCGCCATTGCGGCAAATCTTAAAGGCGAAAGTAGCGAATCGACCACCTTTACCCTGATTATCGACACCCTCATCCCCGATGCGCCTGTCGTTGAACTGATTGCCGATAACACCGGTTTGCTCACCGGGCCGCTACTGGATAACAACCGGACTGATGAGGCAAAACCGCGCTTTTCCGGGCGGGGTGAGGCAGGCAATACCATCACGATTAAAGAGGGATCAACCGTTATCGGTAGCGCTACCGTAGACGAAAATGGGCGCTGGGCCTTTATCCCAACCACGCCGTTAATCGATGGAGAACACACATTTACCCTCGAACAGAGCGACAAGGCCGGAAACGTGAGCCGCGTGACGACGCCCCCCACTATCATTGTGGACACCACGCCGCCTGACGCCGCTACCATTGATAATGTCGCGAAAGACGGCACAACCGTTAGCGGCAGCGCTGAGGCCGGCAGCACCGTCTCAATTTATGACAACGCAGGCAATTATCTGGGCTCCGCGATTGCCGCAGAAAATAACCAATTCAGCATCACCCTGTATCCGGCTCAGACTCATGGCGAACGCCTGGAAGCGCATATTCAGGACACTGCCGGCAACATTGGCCCCGTCACCCCCTTTACCGCCCCGGACTCACGATATCCTGTCCAGCCAGTTATCCTTACCGTAATGGATGATACAGGCGACGTCACTGGCCTGTTGAAAAATGGCGATGCGACAGATGATAACCGCCCGACCCTTAGCGGTACTGCCGAACCTGGTAGTACAATATTGATTAGTGACAACGGTTTTCCGATAGCGGTTCTTCCTCCCGTCGTCGCGGATGCTGATGGCAAATGGAGCTTTACCCCCTCGCTTGCGCTTGCCGATGGCGACCATGTTTTTACCGCTACCGCCACAAACGAACACGGCACCAGCGGGCAGTCCGTCTCCTTTACCATTGATATCGACACGCAGCCGCCGGTGCTGGAAGGCCTGGCGGTTAGCGACGCCGGCGACAGACTTACTGGCACGACGGAAGCTGGCAGTACTGTCGTTATCAAAGATAGTCTGGGAAATACGCTCGGTAGCGGGACGGCAGGCGAAGACGGCACCTTCTCCATAGGTATTAGCCCGGCGAAAATTAACGGCGAAACATTAAGCATTAGCGTTACCGATAGAGCCGCGAATAGCGGTCCGGTAGAAACGCTGAACGCGCCGGATAAAACTGCACCTGCGGCACCGGACGGTCTTATCGTGGCGACCGACGGTCTGTCCGTAAGCGGTCAGGCGGAAGCCGGGGCAACGGTCACTATCCGCGACAGTAGCAACACCCTACTTGGCAGCGCCGTCGCTAATGGTAACGGGCAATTTATCGTTCCGTTAGATACCGCGCAAACTAACGGCCAGGCGCTTATCGCTACCGCTACCGATGTCGCGAAAAACGAAAGCGCCGCCGCAACGGTCATCGCGCCGGACAGTACCGCGCCGGAAATGCCGAAAAACGTGGTAATTAGTGAGGATGGCGCCAGTATCAGCGGCACCGCCGAACCGGGCAGCACCATCACGATCACCACGCCGGAAGGCACGCCGCTCGGTAGCGGCAAAGCGGATGGCGAAGGTCACTTTACCCTTCCTCTCGTCCCCGCACAGACCAACGGCGAACAGGTTACCGTCACCGCCACCGACAACGCCAACAACGTCAGCTCGCCAACCACAGCGCAAGCGCCCGATATCACCGCCCCGGACAGGCCCATTATCACTCAGGTGCTGGACGATGTTGAAAGCTTCACCGGGCCGCTGGTTAACGGACAAACCACCAACGACAACCGCCCCACCCTTAGCGGTACGGCGGAGGCCGGCGCGCGTGTCGAAGTCTTTGATAACGGTGTTTCGCTGGGACTCGCCACGCTACAACCCAACGGCAGCTGGACATTTACACCAGCGCAAAACTTAAGCGAAGGCGCGCATCGACTGACCGTAATAGCCACCGACGCGAAAGGCAATGCAAGTCCGGCCGCGTCATTCGACCTGGTGGTCGATACCCAATCGCCGCAGCAGCCGGTAATCACCTTCATTACAGATGATGCGCCGGGTATTCTCGGTAGCGTCGCGCATTTGGGGCTGACTAACGACAGCACACCAACGATTAACGGTACAGGCGAACCGGGCTCCACTGTACACCTGTACCAGAATGGCGCCCGGATAGCCGATATTATCGTCGGTAATTCTGGCGTCTGGAGCTACGCCTACACCACGACCTCGCCACTGGCGGACGACACCTATACCTTTACCGTGACGGCCAGCGACAGTAACGGCAACACCACGCCTTTTTCCGCCGATTTTACGATTACCATTGATACCCAGGCCCCTGCCGCACCCGGCGTCATCGGCGTGACTGACGGCGACGGAAATACGATTGATACCAATCAAATTACCCAGGAATCCCAGCCCCGGTTGAGCGGTAACGGCACCACAGGCGACACTATCACCCTCTACGACAACGGCAATGCCATCGGGGAAGCGCTTGTTGGCGTAGATGGCCGCTGGCAGTTTACGCCGCCTGCCGCACTGGGCGACGGCACCCACCTTCTGACCGCCCGCGCCAGCGATCCGGCAGGAAACGAAAGCCCCGATTCCATCAGCTTTATCCTGCGCGTCGATACCCAGGCACCTGATGCGCCACAAATCCTGTCCGCCACTATTGCAAGTGAAGCTGGCGATGTTCTGTTGGCAAATGGCAGTATTACCAATCAGCGTATGCCGACCCTCAGCGGCACCGGCGAACCCGGCGCTCTCATCACCCTGTATAATAATGGCGCAATACTGGATACCGTCCTGGTCAACCCACAGGGTATCTGGAGCTATCCGCTAACCCGTAATCTGAGCGAAGGGTTAAACATCCTGACGGCCACCGCCACGGATGCCGCAGGAAATAGTAGCCCAATCTCCGGCGTCTTCTCTGTGACGCTTGATACCCAGCCGCCAGCGCAGCCTGATGCGCCGCTGGTGAGTGATA
The Salmonella bongori NCTC 12419 DNA segment above includes these coding regions:
- the bamE gene encoding outer membrane protein assembly factor BamE, with the protein product MRCKTLTAAAAVLLMLTAGCSTLERVVYRPDINQGNYLTPTDVAKVRVGMTQQQVAYALGTPMMSDPFGTNTWFYVFRQQPGHENVTQQTLTLTFNSNGVLTHIDNKPALTK
- a CDS encoding RnfH family protein, producing MPDKLEVEVAYALPERQYLQRVMLEEGATVEEAIRASGLLELRSDIDLAKNKVGIYSRPVKLTDTVQDGDRVEIYRPLIADPKVLRRQRAEKSAGR
- a CDS encoding type II toxin-antitoxin system RatA family toxin; this translates as MPQISRTALVPYSAEQMYQLVNDVQSYPQFLPGCVGSRVLESTPAQMTAAVDVSKAGISKTFTTRNQLTRNQSILMHLVDGPFKKLIGGWKFTPLSPEACRIEFQLDFEFTNKLIELAFGRVFKELASNMVQAFTVRAKEVYRAG
- the smpB gene encoding SsrA-binding protein SmpB, which encodes MTKKKAHKPGSATIALNKRARHEYFIEEEFEAGLALQGWEVKSLRAGKANIGDSYVILKDGEAWLFGANFTPMAVASTHVVCDPTRTRKLLLNQRELDSLYGRINREGYTVVALSLYWKNAWCKVKIGVAKGKKQHDKRSDLKEREWQLDKARIMKNAGR